The genomic region CTTGACCTTCATGGCCTCTATGGCATCGTAACCTAGATACACTGCCATACTTCGGTTCGGGACTATTAGCGCGTCTTGCTCGATCAGTCTCGTCTGAATCTCGTCACTGGATATCTCCTTAAAATCGTTGAGGATGATGCAAGTGTCAACTATTCTCTTGAATTCCTTATATGGTCTTTCTCTCCCCTTTTTACAAAGGGCTATTGTACTAAATCCCTCGTCCTTAGCACCATCAAACACGTCCAGGGCTGAGTGGCTGGCTACCGACGCTATTTTCATGTGGTCACCTCATTTAACCTGTTCTTTTGGATTGCTAGATTTATTTCTCTCCCTATCCTTCTTCCGACGCTCATGGGTTCATCCCAATAGAGCCAACTGTAGGGACTCCCATCCACATAAAGGTTAGTTCCGGCCACTATCCTTCCCGAGAACTCAAAGACAACCACATCAAGGGTATCCGTAACTATGGATTCAAGGCAGAAGGGACCTATGGCCCCGGGAGGCACCACATTTTTTGTAGTTTTAACAAAATTTTCTGCGTATTCATATACTGAAGGCAATATACTCTCTCTGGCTACCGCTGGGATGTTGCCTGCGACCACGAACGTGGGCTCGGCTTTAATATCACTTGGAAGTCTCCTCAGACCGTCAACGTTGGTCTCATACCTGATATCAATCCCAGTCATCTCCACACGCTGTAGCATTGGACTGTAGAAGAATTGAAAGTACATAGGAATCCCAATCACGTATTCCTGTATTATTAATTCCTCTACGTTGTTGATCAGCCCTTTTTCCTGGAGCCTCCTTATCCCCTCCTTGACCTCCTGTTTATTCCTACCTATGAAGTAACCTCTTCCACCCTTGGCACCTGGCAATTTCACGATAACCATTCTATCGACATCCTCAGGGTTTTCAAACTTCATCGGTGTTTTTATATTGCTTAGCTCCAATAATTTCATTTTTTTGGATTGATTTGATTCCCATGGAAACAAGTTCCTGTTACCGAAAATGGGCGTCCTTATCCGTGAAACCCTCTCCATGCCGATGTACTCGATGAGACTTCCATGTGGTACAAAAACGGAGTTGGAAGTGCCATTGATCTTTTCCACAGCCTCATCTTCACTGGAATACACATAGAAGTTATCTATGAAGCTGAATCTTCTGTAAAAACCTTCCCTCTTGCCATTTACAACTATCCCAGTCTCGAAGCCTTCCCTTTTGGCCCCGTGAAGAATCTGAAGCGAGGAATGGCTTGCTAGAGTGAGTAATAGCATTTCGGGACTCACAATAGGGAAATGTACTTTTAAACTTCCTTGATCTTGCAATGAGTATGGATGTGGTTTGTCCCATAGACTGGAGATATGGTAGCAAGGAAATGAGGAGGATATTCACTAGAGAGGGAATCATTGAGTACAGAATTAAGGTTGAATTAGCGTTACTTTACGCCCTAAAGGAACTGGGCTACGTATCTGAGGAGGAATATGGTAAGGTGGAGAAAGCCTCAGAGAGCGTCACGCCCGAAGAGGTGGATAACCTAGAGGCCAAACTTGGACATGATGTGATGGCCCTTGTGGTATCCATGGCAGAAAAGGCTGGGGATGCGGGTAGATTCGTACATTTTGGTGCAACTAGTTACGATATAGTGGACACTGCCTATGCCTTGATGTTCAGAGATGCGCTATCCATCCTGAAGGCTAAGTTCGTCAAATCTTTAGATAAATTAAAAGATCTTAGCCTGAAGTATCAGGACCAGGTTATGGTGGGCAGGACTCACGCTCAACATGCAGTACCCATCACCTTGGGATTCAAATTCGCGAACTACTTGTATGAGATGACAAGGTCATTGGAAAGGTTGGTAGAGACCGAGAAGAGGGTAGTCCTGGGTAAAATGAGCGGAGCTGTCGGTACTATGGCGAGTTGGGGAAAGGATGGACTCAAGGTGGAAGAGTTGGTTATGAGGAGGCTTAACCTGAGGCCTCACTCCATATCCACTCAGGTTGCACCTAGGGACGGTTTTGCCGAGTTGATCAGCGATCTAGCCATAGCTGGATCGGTGATGGACAGGTTCGCGATAGAGGTTAGGGAGCTCATGAGGCCTGAGATCGGGGAGATGGCCGAGGGAGTAGGGGACAGGGTCGGTAGCAGTACCATGCCCCACAAGGAGAACCCGGTAACTGCGGAGAAGATTAGTGGTCTCTCCAAGTTACTAAGAGGAATGGTCGTATCTGAACTGGAAAATATTCCACTCTGGCATGAGAGAGATTTAACCAATAGCTCAAGTGAGAGATTTATCATATCCCACGCCTTCCTTGTTATGGACGAGATGCTAGACAGCTTTAATGAATTATTATCTAACTTGAGAATTAATTTAGACGCCATGGAAAGGAATCTTCGGCTAAGTAAAGGATTGAATATGGCTGAAAGCTTAATGATTAACCTCACATTGAAGGGTTTACCTAGGCATAAGGCCCATGAGATAGTTAGCAAGATCTCCAGAGAGGCCAGAAAAGGAAATTCCAGTCTCCTGGAGGAGGCCATCAAAGACAAAACAATCTCGTCGATGTTCAGTCAAGAGGAGCTTGAAAGAATATTGAATCCCAAGGCCTATCTGGGCCAGTATAAAACACTTATACAACGGGCTATAGATTACTATGAGAACCTAGTAAGAGAGCTTAATGAGACCAGGGGAGTAATACATTAATACTCCAAGCCAAAATTTTCCATGCCGCTGTAGCTCAGCTGGTAGAGCGCCGGCCTCGTATCCCTGGAGAGATAGCCGGTGGTCGCGGGTTCAAATCCCGCCGGCGGCTCATTGGTGATTCTGATGAAGCTAAAGGAGTTAGGAGAGCACAGTTTCATTGAAACAGTCATTTCCAAGTACGTAAATTCGGATGTGAACCTGGACGTCTACAGGCAAGGAAATGTTGTTCTGAAAATAGACGGATTTCCTATTAAATATACAATGCCCTTTATGGACTTTTATGATCTAGGATGGAAGGCAGTAGTTGCCGCTATGAGTGATCTAGTCTCCTATGGCGCTACACCTCTAGTTGTTCTATCGTCTTTCGGGCTTAGTCCTGAAATAGAGTCTAAGAACGCCGAGATGATGATAATGGGAATAAGTGACGCCTCAAAATATTACGGAGCTACCTATGGCGGAGGGGATACAAATTCTTCAGAAGACTCTGGCTGGATCGATATAGCGATATTTGGTAATCCTGTTTGTAACACAAGACCCAAGGCAGAACCCGGAGACTTAGTTTATGTTACAGGAGAGTTAGGAAGAACTACAGGCGCCTTTCTCTGGTATAGTTCGGGTGGGAAGTTTCCCCTACCCTTAGACTCAGTGATCAAGCTTAGACATCCTGTAATCAACAGGGCCATTTTGCGTGCTCATAGGGAGCTCTGTAGCGTTGTGGCACTTGGAACTGATGTGAGTGATGGGATTCTAGTTAGTCTTAACAAAATAGCCCACTATATTGGACACGGAATTGACATTGCTAATATTCCATTAGTGGAATATATACAGGAGTTAGTTGATAAGAACATAGTTAGTCTAAATGAAATATTAAAATCTGGAGGAGAAGAATATGAGACGATCTTCGTAGTGAAGAAGGAGACATCATCCATTTTTCTGGACGCAATGAAAAGGTATGGCGTGATCGTTAAAGAAATTGGAAGAGTAATTGATAGTGAACCAGAAATTAGATTGAATTCAAAGAAATACGAGGTTCACGGTTGGGATAACTTCAAGGGTTGGTTTTAGCCAAATAACCAGTTTGTAAGGAGAATAGACTTATATATAGTCCTAGCAATTTCATGTGTAGATCTACATGGCTCAAGTTGAGACAGAAAATAAGGGTTTTAGACTGCTACCAGCGCCATCAAAATTCGAAAATGGGGAAGTAAAGTTTGGCGACAGGGACATCAAGATTGGGGGACCTTTACCTAAGCTTGCCCAGGACGAGAAGCTTATCAGGGTTACGCATTCTTTGTGTCCTGCTTGCTACAGGCTATTACCAGCAACCATATTTGAGAAGGACGAAAAGATGTACATTAGGAAGATATGTCCTGAGCATGGAGAGTTTGAGGACCTTTATTATGGAGATGTGGGGATGTACTATAAGTTCGATTACTGGGAGTATGAGGGTAAGGGTCCTAGAGTTCCTTACGTTGACCTTAAGTCTCCCTGTCCTTATAACTGTGGACTATGTCCAATGCATCATCAGCACTCGGCACTTGTGAACCTGGTTATAACTAACAGATGTGATTTGTCTTGTTGGTACTGCTTCTTCTATGCCGAGAAGGCTGGCTACGTCTTTGAGCCAACACTGGAGCAGATAAAGTTCATGGTAGATCAGTTAAAGAGGCAGGATACTACCATAGTTATCCAGGTTACAGGAGGCGAACCTACACTTAGGGAAGATATTGTTGAGGTAATTAAGCTCCTCAGGGAGTCAGGTGTCAGACATATTCAGCTCAACAGTTGGGGGGGAACTTTCGCCAAGATGTACATGGCTGATCCGGATAAGGCAGTGAGATACGCCATAGCCCTGAGGGAGGCAGGAGTCAACACTGTTTACATGAGCTTTGACGGGACTACCAGAAAGACCAATCCCAAGAATCATTGGGAGGTTCCTTACACCTTAGAAGTGTTCAGAAGGGCAGGGATGACCAGCGTCGTTCTAGTACCCACAGTTATCAAGACTGTAAATGACCATGATCTAGGAAATATAGTGAAATTCGCTGCAAGGAATATGGACGTTGTGAGAGCCATAAACTTCCAACCTGTCAGCTTGACAGGAATGATGAAGAGGAATATGAGGGCCAAGTTTAGAATAACCATTCCAGAAGTCCTGAAGAACATAGAGGACCAGACGGACGGCGAGGTCACTAGGGACAGTTGGTATCCAATAGGCACTTCAGTCGTGTTCTCGAGATTAGTCGAGGCTTTAACAGGTAAGGAGCAATTCGAAATGGCCAATCACCCAAGTTGCGGTGCTGGCACCTATATCTACATAGAGTGGAGAAACGGAGAACCACACTTCATACCCATTTCCAAGTTCATTGACCTAGAGGGTCTTCTAGAGTACTTCAAGGAGAAAGCAGAGGAACTCAAGGAAGGAGCTAACAAGTACTGGATTGGGATGAAGTTACTCTATAACGTCAGGAAGTTCATCGACAAGGAGAAAGGACCCAAGGACTTCGATGTATATAAGATGCTGTATAATGTGGTGGTAAGTCACAACTATGAAGCTCTAGGCGAATGGCATTACAGGACATTGTTCCTGGGAACCATGCACTTCATGGACCTCTACAATTACGATATTAACAGGGTCATGAGATGCGATATTCACTATGTTGTACCAGATGGGAGAGTAATTCCATTCTGTACCTACAACGTTCTTAATGATCTATACAGAGATAAAGTACTCAGGGAGTATCAGATACCTCTAGATGATTGGATAAAGAAGCATGGGGAGAACAGTCTTGGAGATGCAATGAAGTATAGAAGGGTTGCAAGTACTCTAGAGAAGGGAGAAATATACAAGGAGACGTACAAGTACTTTAACGAGTGATTTTCTTTTAATTTTTGTTTGACTACTTCTTGTAGATTAAGACTATTTCTTCTCCACACTGGCATCTATATGCTGAATGTAGCTTAAGAGTAGGTGACATGGATCCTGGAAAACCATCTCCATCAAAGATAGAGGTGCCGGAACCAAATACTCTTGGAGAAACAGTTACCCTGACCTCATCTACGCATCCTTCTTTCATGAGTGACCAATTCAGTTTCCCTCCACCCTCAACCATTACCGTTCTCACTGAAAACGTTTTATAAAGATCAGCCATTGCATCACATAGAGTCGAAAACGTTCTAACGTATACACCCTTTTTTGTCAGCTCTTTTAGGGAATCGCTAAGATTCCTGGTGTAAACTACTGTGGATGGGGGAATATTGAATATTTTCAATCCAGGATCCAAATCCCCGCTGTTAGTTACGATAACCCTGATAGGATTTTTCCCCGTGTAGTATTTTAGAGTCAGGCGTGGATTATCCACCCTAGCAGTTCTGGCTCCTATCATCACAGCATCTACTTGCGCTCTTAACATATGTTGCCTGATCTTGTCATACCTACAGCTGAGTTCGCTGAACGAATCCTTAGCTGCAATCTTACCATCAATTGTCATCGTGCTAGAGATAATTATGTAAGGTCTCATCTCATCGAATTACGGGCTTTAGGCTATAAAACCAAACTCTCAGATCGCATTTAGATCTCTTTTCGCAATTTACACAGCATTCATGGCACACATTGATATTCCTTACACCGCAGAACTTGACTATTCTGGGCCTAAAGCAAGATCCACAATTTTCCTCGTATACCATTTTAGTACCTCTTGTATTCATATAAGCCGAAAATATATTTAATCTTGGGGTCGAATGGGGTCAACCTTGAAGCCCCAACGAAGAGGCTATCGTTGTTCCTCAAAATAATCGAACCTTGTGTAGGCGAACTGGATCTAATTATTTCAAGGTTTCCTAAGCGAGTCTTCTTTTCCCTTATTACCATAAAAGGTGAAGTGGCTGGATATTCTTCTTTAGCGCAACTTCCCATCCTTAGCCCTGTCGAATCCCTCTCGTGAATAATTATTCTAGCGTTTATCATGTCAACTAGAAATTTTGCACCAGCAGCAGCGTCCCTTAAGCAACTAGTCAAAATCACATTCATGGATTTAGTTTTTTCCTTGGCTATCTCCAGGACATTTCTTAGTAATTCAGTTGGCTGTTCATTCCCACCCGTGTCAACTAGGTAGAACGTATCTTCACTTTCAATTAAATAAGAGTTTGCTAGATACCCATACGTCTTACCAGCTACCATGTAAACTCCCTTAGCTATCCTGGCAATACTCAAAGGTCGAATACTACCTCCATCGGAAACTCGTTTACGGAGTTAATGTTTTCTCTCTTGGCTACAACGATGAGAGCCCCTGCTACTCTACCACCTGCTTTTCTGACAAGTTTTGACGTGGAAAGTAATGTTTTCCCGGATCTCATGACATCATCGACTATGAGAACCCTGTCTGATTTAGAAATGAAATCTTTCCTTGCATATATGCTAACAACAACACTATCCGATTCCCTCACACTCTCTTCCACATATGTCAGATGTATGGAGTCCTTATGTTTCTTAACGATGATTAGCGGTTTATCAAGTATGGTGGCTACGATGGTGGCAAAGGGTATTCCATTACTTGCTATACCAACAATCTTTTCTACGTCCTCGAAGCGAGAAACGTGAGTTTCTAGGAGTATCTTTAACATGCTAGGGTAATGAAGGAGCTCAGACGTATCTATAAAGGAATCTGGAAATTTCCTTATTTTATCCTGAAAAAATCTGTGAAGGAACCCTTTCTGACCTACCTTACTAATCAAGTCTCTTGCCTGTTGCTCGCTAGGGACCGTAGATCCATTGACATATCTGCATAGGAGGCTCTCCTGTAGTCCCAATAGCCTAGAGAGTTCTTTATAGGTGTACTTGTTTTTTAGTTCCCTTAGCAGATCTACAGCCAAAAGCCTATCCCTTAGGTCCCTGTCCTTGCTTCCATCGCGAATCATTAAAATATCCCCTTCCAATTCTTGTTACAGATGATTGAGATCTTAAGTGCTGATCAAATGATGTAAAAAAATCACTGATTAAATGCCTAGCTTTCTTTTGATGATGTCATTGACTAGCTTAGGGTCTGCTCTCTTTCCTGTTTTCTTCATTACTATTCCTACGAGGTAATTGGCGACCTTAGGATCCTTCTTAACCTTCTGAAGTAGCTCGGGCTCATTCCTCAGTGCTTCGTCGACTATCCCCTCTATTAATTTTTCATCTGACACTGTAGTCAGACCCATCGCCGTTACTATATCGCTGGGCATCTTACCCTCGGTGATTATAATGGGCAATATCTCCTTAACGATCTTTATCGTTATGGTACCCTTATCCATTAACTCTAGCAACTGGCTCAGGTGTTGTGGTGTGGCCTTAGAATCTGTTATCTTCATGTTTTTGTCGTTTATCCATCTGAGGTAATCGTTGATTATTAAGTTGGATAATTTCTCGTAGTTATTGTAATTCTTGGCAGTCGCCTCAAATAGGTCAGCCAGGGCCTTGTCCATCACTAGAACTGTAGCATTATACCTACTTATTCCATATTGTTTTATCATTCTCTCTATCCTAGCATCCGGAAGCTCTGGTAGGTTTTCCCTAATCTTCCTGATAAGATCGGAGGAGATCTCATAAGGAGGAAGGTCTGGGTCTGGAAAATACCTATAATCTTCATCGGTCTCCTTTGCCCTAGACGAGACTGTAACCTTCCTGGCAGAATCCCAGTGCCTAGTTTCTCTCGGCACCTTTTGCCCCTGTAATATAGCTGCCCTCTGTCTGGCTACCTCATACTCTATTGCTTCCTTAACGTCCTTGGGGGATCCAACGTTCTTGACTTCAACTCTCTCTCCCCCCTCCACAGAGATGTTTACGTCAGCTCTCATGGAACCTTCAATCTCACAATCGCACACTCCTAAGTGTTCCAATATAGACTTTAGCTTGTCCAAGAATAATTTGGCTTCCTTAGAGTTTTCTAGGTCAGGCTCCGTAACTATTTCTAGCATTCCCATTCCAGACCTGTTGTAGTCCAGGAGAGTATATGTACTGGTTAACATGGATCCTGTGGGATAGATAGTCTTAGCTGGATCTTCTTCTATATTTATCCTTCTAATTCTAATAATTTTTTCACCAAGAGCGATCTTACCATTTCTCGCAATAGCCATACTTCCTGGCCCATCATACTGAGAAATTTGATAATTTTTTGCCATATCAGGATAGAAATAATGCTTCCTAGTAAAAGTCAGATACTTGGGATACTCGCATTCCAAGGCTATAGCGACCATCAAGGCCTTGTTTAGGGCCTCTTCATTTAGTACTGGTATGGCACCGGGAAGACCTAGGCAAACTGGGCACAAATCCGTGTTGGGATCCAGATTCACGTAATCCGCGGGGCAAGGGCAGAAAAGTTTCGTTTTCAGGGAAGTCAAGTGGACGTGAACTTCCAGACCTATTCTAGCCTTAGGTTCGCTCATCCTTACTCACCTTTCAATGTAAATGAATGCGGTAACAGATCATCTAAATAAAATGTTGTGGTTTTCCCAGTTTTATCTCTAGTTATCACTAGGATATCCCTTCCAAACTCCCTAAGGACTTGCCTGCAGGCTCCGCACGGCATTATCCCGCTCCCATCAGAAAGGGAGATAGCGATTTTCTTGAATTTTCTAATACCCTTCGTTACCGCGGTGAACACTGCAACCCTCTCGGCACAAATGGATAAACCATAGGACGAGTTCTCCACGTTAGTGCCCAGTATAACCTCTCCGTTCTCTCCAACTAATGCCGCCCCTACCCTTATCCCTGAGTAAGGCGAGTAGGAATTTTTGGCTGCGTTTGCAGCCAGATTCAAGAGTTCCTCATCCGAAGGATCTGTCACCTGCATCACCCAACCCAGGCACAATGTAGCCCCTGTTATTTATCTCAGGATCTATGGACACCGTGAAGATATCAACATCGGGATACTTGTTACGTATTTTGGTTATTCCGTATTCAGACGCGATCACAGATGCAATAATTATTCTCTTGGGTTGAAGCTGAGATACCATGCCAAGTATCCTCATCATGGTGCTCGCGGTAGCTATCATAGGATCGGCAATAATAGCGATGTCATTTTTTGAGATTTTTGGAATCTTCATGTATGTTATTTCAACTTCCATCTCCGTGGGTGGAGAGGAACTTTCCATCTCCCTTCTGGAGGCGGCCACGACACCCTGCTTCGCTGCCGGAAATGCTTTCAAGAGCCCCTCAACTAGTGGTGTAGCTGCTCTTAACACATTGACGATCATTATGTTATCTAGGTCTTTAATTACTACCCCCTTTGCTTCCACTCCTAGCGGAGTGACCACCTTAACTATATCGAAATCGAGGTGGTTGGCTATTTCGTACCCAATAAGCCTTCCTAATCTGACCATGCCTTTCCTAAACATTATTTGATCTGTCTTAATATCTCTCAACTGAGTTAATATATGTAAAAATAAAGGCTTATCAAGTAAAAATACAGCCATGAGGTTACCTCTTGGTTGTTAGCTTTCTTGCCTCCCTTTCTGTCTCCCTAAGAATTACAATGTCACCCAGTCTCACTGGACCCTTAATATTTCTGGTTAGTATCCTACCCTTGTCTCTTCCTTCAAGAACCCTTACCCTTACCTGTGTAACCTCCCCAGTTACTCCAGTTCTGTCTAATAATTGAATGACCTCAGCTGGAAAGCCGAATTCCTCAATGATTGAAGAGGACTGTTGTTTTTCGCTCATGTTTTCTTACCTTGTATAAGCTCACAGCAATTCACTTATATACTTCACTCATATTGAGATAAGGTAGATCAAGATGGTAGTTTCCCACAAGTGCAGTTTCTGTGGAGGAGATATACCGCCAGCCACTGGCATGATGCATGTGAGAAATGACGGTACGATTCTTTGGTTCTGCTCAAACAAATGCAGGAAATATATGCTAAAGTATCATAAGGATGCTAAAAAACTGAAGTGGACAACCTCCTACTCGAGGGTAAGATAAATTGGCTACCCAGAAGACCTTTGTAATGATAAAGCCTGACGGTGTTAGAAGGAAACTCATAGGAGAGATAGTAGGAAGGATAGAGAGGAAAGGGCTACGAATAGCCGCAATGAAGATGGTCAAGATTGATAGGGAAACAGCTAACAAGTTATACGAGGAACATATAGGGAAGTCATTCTTCAACGAGCTTGTAAGCTATATTACTTCAGGTCCAGTAGTTTGTATGGTAGTGGAAGGAGACGAGGCTGTTAGGGTCATGCGTACTCTCATAGGAGCCACCGATCCCAAGGAAGCCTCACCTGGTACCATTAGGGGGGACCTTGCTCTATCAAAGGCTGAAAACGTTATACATGCCTCAGACGCAGAAGAGAAAGCTAAGAGGGAGATGTCACTTTTCTTCTCTCCAAACGAGATCACTGAATGAAAATACCATAGAGGGGATTCTCGGCCTTTTTTATCTTTATTAGCTCCTTGATTACCTCCATCATATCCTCTGTGATCGAGTCCTTATAATTCTTGAAGAGGATCTCTAAGTCCTCTTGAGGAACATCGGTGTACAGAACGTCTCCCTCCTGGACCTGTCTACCTATCATAATGTTTCCTTTTATTGACATGGAAACCTCCATCCCCTTTGTGGCTCTCTCAATGTTTTTCTTATTATCCTGAATAGCTAAGACCTCTCCCACTCTCTGTCCATCCTCTCTTATCAAGGGATACTTTGGCCTCACTACGCCTCCTAAAACTTCTACACCTACTATAGCCGGATCACTTCTTCTAAAAACATATCCCGGTAAGATCTTGATCTTTCCTGGTAACACAAGGGAATCCAGGGTCCTCCTTTTTCTCCTCTCCCTGAGATCTTCAATGTATTTGATAGTGTCGTCTATCAACTGGTAGATTATATCGTTGTAAATTATCTTAACCTTAGATGTGTCTAATCCTGGGATGGGTTTTACTCTGAAGGCTGCAATTATTCCGTACTCCTCAACCTCCTTGGCTGAGAGCTCAGCCTCGATCAAATCCCTCTTAGTGATTGGGCCTATATCAGCCACTCTTACTGGAATTCCTATTTTTTCGAATCCTGCGACCAAGGACTCCAGTGATCCTAAGCTATCTGCCTTTACCACTATACCTGTGGAGTTTTTAGAAAACCTCACCTTAGATAGCTCCTCTTCAATAAGTTTTCTAGCTTCCTGAAGTTTGGCCTCATCGTTAGCCACGTATAGGGGGGATCCTGCAAGAGCCTCCTCAAG from Metallosphaera sedula DSM 5348 harbors:
- the ndk gene encoding nucleoside-diphosphate kinase; translated protein: MATQKTFVMIKPDGVRRKLIGEIVGRIERKGLRIAAMKMVKIDRETANKLYEEHIGKSFFNELVSYITSGPVVCMVVEGDEAVRVMRTLIGATDPKEASPGTIRGDLALSKAENVIHASDAEEKAKREMSLFFSPNEITE